A window of Nitrospiraceae bacterium contains these coding sequences:
- the ureC gene encoding urease subunit alpha (ureases catalyze the hydrolysis of urea into ammonia and carbon dioxide; in Helicobacter pylori the ammonia released plays a key role in bacterial survival by neutralizing acids when colonizing the gastric mucosa; the holoenzyme is composed of 3 ureC (alpha) and 3 ureAB (gamma/beta) subunits): protein MKIPRKQYADLFGPTVGDRVRLADTELLIEIEKDFTSYGDEAVFGGGKVLRDGMGQSSRATSASGALDTVITNAVILDYWGIVKADIGIKDGRIIGIGKAGNPDLMPNVTKGMEVGPGTEAISAEGCIVTAGGVETHIHFICPQQYWEALSAGITTMIGGGT, encoded by the coding sequence ATGAAGATCCCACGCAAACAATACGCGGATCTCTTCGGCCCCACCGTGGGCGACCGTGTCCGACTTGCCGACACCGAGCTGCTCATCGAAATCGAAAAAGACTTCACATCGTACGGAGACGAAGCCGTCTTCGGCGGTGGTAAGGTTCTGCGCGACGGGATGGGACAGTCTTCTCGAGCCACCAGCGCGAGCGGCGCGCTCGATACGGTCATCACGAACGCGGTCATTCTCGATTATTGGGGGATCGTCAAGGCGGATATCGGGATCAAGGACGGGCGTATCATCGGGATTGGCAAAGCCGGGAATCCCGATCTCATGCCGAACGTGACGAAGGGGATGGAAGTTGGGCCGGGAACTGAAGCTATTTCTGCGGAAGGTTGTATCGTAACGGCGGGCGGTGTGGAGACCCACATCCACTTCATCTGTCCTCAGCAATATTGGGAAGCCCTCTCTGCCGGCATTACGACGATGATCGGCGGCGGCAC